The nucleotide sequence CTAAGCTACTGTCAGGTTATACCAGTTTGTCCAGAAGTATCCATAGGATTGGGTGTGCCAAGAAACAAAGTTATCCTTTACTGGAGGGAAAAGGAACTAAGGCTTGTTCAACCTTCTTCTGGAAAAGACCTAACCGAAGATATGCTCAGCTTTGCAGAAAGTTTTTTAAGTGGATTGGAAGAAGTAGATGGCTTTTTGCTAAAGGGCAAATCTCCTTCTTGTGGAGTGTCCAACAGCACCATTTCTTACAAAGACCCAGAGGGAAGAATTTTCTCCCATCGCACAAAGGGACTGTTTGCAAAAAAAGTCTTAGAAAGGTTTGAAGAGCTACCCGTGGAAGATGAAAAAAGGTTAAAGGATGAGAATATAAGAAAACACTTTTTAGTTAGGATATTTTCCATCGCAAGGCTTAGGGAGTTTATAAGCAGAGCGCAAAGTATAAGCCAGCTTATGGAGTTTCACAAAATAAACAAATACCTTCTTATGCTTCACTCTCAAACAAAACTGAAACAGATGGGACAGCTTGTAGCATCCTCAAAGGACTTTGCTCAAACAATTAAGGAATACTCAAGGCTTTTCAAACTGGCATTTAAAAGGTCTCCTTCTAAGGGTCAGTACATAAACACCTTTACCCACATGTACGGCCATCTCTCCAGAAGGTTAAACCAAAAGGAAAAGGAC is from Thermocrinis jamiesonii and encodes:
- a CDS encoding YbgA family protein; this encodes MKHPTPKLVVSACLAGEFVRYDGGTVKDTFVEKLLSYCQVIPVCPEVSIGLGVPRNKVILYWREKELRLVQPSSGKDLTEDMLSFAESFLSGLEEVDGFLLKGKSPSCGVSNSTISYKDPEGRIFSHRTKGLFAKKVLERFEELPVEDEKRLKDENIRKHFLVRIFSIARLREFISRAQSISQLMEFHKINKYLLMLHSQTKLKQMGQLVASSKDFAQTIKEYSRLFKLAFKRSPSKGQYINTFTHMYGHLSRRLNQKEKDHFFTLLEDFKKGLVNEKTIFELLKSWAFRFEEGYLQTQTIFEPYPKELN